In Erigeron canadensis isolate Cc75 chromosome 1, C_canadensis_v1, whole genome shotgun sequence, a single window of DNA contains:
- the LOC122585629 gene encoding laccase-7-like: protein MERRSVFVVGVVVLAFLSVSLPATADIVETSFDVKNLTVNRLCQNQVITAVNDSLPGPSLMVKEGDTVIIHVFNRSPYNLTIHWHGVFQRLSQWADGPEFVTQCPIRPGGNYTYRFNLTGQVGTLWWHSHSSWLRATVYGALVIRPRDGQQYPFPQPFREDTILLGEWWNTNPIDVVNAALANGTTPVESDAYTINGWPGDLFNNCLSVSNNTYRLDVVPGNTYLLRIINAAMNGQFFFKIANHNLTVVGVDAAYTDPYVTDVILVGPGQTTDVLLTADQPPGLYYMAARPYASAIGVTINSNTTTAILAYQNTTSTTTPLLPVLPALNDTPTAFTFSSNLTGLVTSPFWSPVPATVDENMFVTMGLGLSDCGSNQTNCGGLFFQRMSASMNNISFALPTRMSLLEAHFRNISGVYTTDFPDQPPVVFDYTDTNNSFNMGLIMTPKRTSVKSVRFNATVEMVLQNTALIGVENHPMHLHGFNFYVLAQGFGNYNSTTDSSKFNLVNPQERNTLGVPVGGWAVIRFRANNPGVWFFHCHLDVHLPWGLAMAIQVENGGTPESTLPPPPADFPQC from the exons ATGGAGCGAAGATCTGTTTTTGTAGTTGGAGTCGTCGTGCTAGCTTTTCTCTCGGTTTCGTTGCCTGCTACTGCTGATATTGTGGAAACTTCATTCGAT GTGAAAAATTTAACGGTGAACAGATTATGTCAAAATCAAGTAATCACAGCGGTCAATGATAGCCTTCCCGGACCGTCTTTAATGGTTAAGGAGGGTGACACCGTTATCATACATGTCTTTAACAGATCTCCATACAACCTTACCATTCATTG GCATGGAGTGTTCCAAAGATTAAGTCAATGGGCAGATGGTCCTGAATTTGTGACTCAGTGCCCAATCAGGCCAGGAGGTAACTATACTTACAGGTTCAACCTGACGGGTCAAGTGGGTACACTTTGGTGGCACTCACACAGTTCATGGCTTAGAGCAACCGTTTATGGTGCTCTAGTCATTCGTCCACGAGATGGCCAGCAATACCCTTTTCCCCAACCCTTCCGTGAGGATACAATTTTgctag GAGAATGGTGGAATACTAACCCTATCGATGTTGTGAATGCTGCCCTAGCTAATGGAACGACACCAGTTGAGTCCGACGCTTATACCATCAACGGTTGGCCCGGGGATTTATTTAACAACTGCCTTTCAGTTTCAAATA ATACGTATAGACTAGATGTGGTACCAGGAAACACATATTTGTTGAGAATAATAAACGCTGCAATGAATGGTCAATTCTTCTTCAAGATAGCAAACCATAACCTGACCGTGGTTGGGGTAGATGCAGCCTACACCGACCCCTACGTAACAGACGTAATCCTTGTTGGTCCCGGTCAAACCACCGATGTCCTACTGACCGCAGACCAACCACCGGGATTGTACTATATGGCTGCCCGTCCATACGCAAGTGCAATCGGTGTTACAATCAACAGCAACACCACCACCGCAATCCTTGCCTACCAGAACACCACTAGTACCACCACGCCTCTTCTTCCGGTCCTACCCGCCTTAAACGACACACCGACAGCCTTTACGTTTTCAAGCAACCTAACGGGGCTTGTCACTAGTCCCTTCTGGTCGCCGGTTCCAGCAACTGTGGATGAGAACATGTTTGTCACCATGGGGCTGGGGCTATCGGATTGTGGCTCAAACCAAACTAATTGTGGGGGGTTATTCTTTCAAAGGATGTCAGCAAGCATGAACAACATTTCATTCGCTTTACCAACAAGAATGTCTCTGTTGGAAGCCCATTTTAGAAACATTAGTGGTGTTTACACAACAGATTTCCCGGATCAGCCACCCGTGGTATTTGATTACACGGATACAAATAATAGCTTTAATATGGGTCTCATCATGACGCCAAAGAGGACAAGTGTGAAGAGTGTCAGGTTTAATGCCACCGTTGAGATGGTATTACAGAACACAGCCTTGATAGGTGTCGAAAACCATCCAATGCATTTGCATGGGTTCAATTTCTATGTGTTGGCGCAAGGGTTTGGAAACTACAATTCCACAACTGACTCCTCCAAGTTCAATTTGGTCAACCCCCAAGAACGGAACACGCTCGGGGTTCCTGTTGGCGGTTGGGCTGTCATCAGATTCCGCGCTAATAATCCAG GTGTGTGGTTTTTTCATTGTCATTTGGATGTACATTTGCCATGGGGTTTAGCCATGGCTATCCAGGTGGAAAATGGTGGCACACCGGAATCAACCTTGCCACCGCCGCCGGCAGATTTTCCTCAGTGCTAG